A part of Streptomyces sp. DSM 40750 genomic DNA contains:
- a CDS encoding LysR family transcriptional regulator, protein MQFQQLQYFVAVAETRHFTRAADLVHVAQPSLSQQIKALERELGADLFQRARGNITLTDAGEALLPLARRILADTDTARHEVQELVQLRRGRVRLGATPSLCTGLLPDVLRAFHDRYPGIRLLIEEGGSHDLVRQLARGALDLALVVLPLPTPSPALTTVELLREDLVVVSSPDAPRPGNGRRTVRVPDLEGERLVMFRHGYDLRELTVAACRSAGFEPDFAVEGGEMDAVLGFVRAGLGVAVVPRMVATRSGRGLRVTPLARPGLHRTIALAHRSDVAPPRAARELQRMLLER, encoded by the coding sequence ATGCAGTTCCAGCAGCTCCAGTACTTCGTGGCGGTCGCCGAGACCAGGCATTTCACCCGGGCCGCGGATCTGGTCCACGTGGCGCAGCCGTCGCTGTCACAGCAGATCAAGGCGCTGGAACGGGAGCTGGGGGCGGACCTCTTCCAGCGGGCGCGCGGCAACATCACGCTGACCGACGCCGGTGAGGCGCTGCTGCCGCTGGCCCGCCGCATCCTCGCCGACACGGACACCGCCCGGCACGAGGTGCAGGAGCTGGTGCAGCTGCGCCGGGGCCGGGTGCGGCTCGGCGCGACCCCTAGCCTGTGCACCGGCCTGCTCCCCGACGTGCTGCGCGCCTTCCACGACCGCTACCCCGGCATCCGGCTGCTGATCGAGGAGGGCGGCTCCCACGACCTCGTACGGCAGCTCGCCCGCGGCGCCCTCGACCTGGCCCTGGTCGTCCTCCCCCTCCCCACGCCGTCCCCCGCGCTGACCACGGTGGAGCTGCTGCGCGAGGACCTGGTGGTGGTGTCCTCCCCGGATGCGCCGAGGCCCGGCAACGGCCGCCGTACCGTCCGCGTCCCCGACCTGGAGGGCGAGCGCCTGGTCATGTTCCGGCACGGCTACGACCTGCGCGAACTCACCGTCGCCGCGTGCCGCTCCGCCGGGTTCGAGCCGGACTTCGCGGTGGAGGGCGGCGAGATGGACGCGGTGCTGGGCTTCGTCCGCGCCGGCCTGGGCGTCGCCGTGGTCCCCCGCATGGTGGCCACCCGCTCCGGGCGGGGCCTACGGGTCACCCCGCTGGCCCGGCCCGGGCTGCACCGGACCATCGCCCTGGCGCACCGGAGTGACGTGGCCCCGCCGCGGGCCGCTCGGGAGTTGCAGCGGATGCTGCTGGAGCGGTGA
- a CDS encoding succinate dehydrogenase: MALATRTERKPSMARTVWDSSVGKKTVMAVSGLIMLAYLVVHMLGNLKIFFGSDEFNGYAHWLRTLGEPFLHYEWALWIVRVVLAAAVVAHATAAYQLSRRDIKARPHKYVHKRRRASYATRTMRWGGIILGLFIVWHILDLTTGTVHPNGFEAGHPYQNVIDTFSTWYGNTVYIVAMLALGLHIRHGFWSAAQTLGAGSRTRDRALKTTANVLALVLTVGFVSVPVAVMTGVVS; encoded by the coding sequence ATGGCTCTGGCAACGCGGACGGAACGAAAACCGTCCATGGCACGCACGGTGTGGGACAGCTCCGTCGGCAAGAAGACGGTGATGGCCGTCAGCGGACTGATCATGCTGGCGTACCTGGTCGTCCATATGCTCGGCAACCTCAAGATCTTCTTCGGCTCGGACGAGTTCAACGGCTACGCGCACTGGCTGCGCACCCTCGGCGAGCCCTTCCTGCACTACGAATGGGCCCTGTGGATCGTCCGCGTGGTGCTCGCCGCCGCGGTCGTCGCCCACGCCACCGCCGCCTACCAGCTCAGCCGCCGCGACATCAAGGCCCGGCCGCACAAGTACGTCCACAAGAGGCGCCGGGCGAGCTACGCCACCCGCACCATGCGCTGGGGCGGCATCATCCTCGGCCTGTTCATCGTCTGGCACATCCTCGACCTGACGACCGGCACCGTCCACCCGAACGGCTTCGAGGCCGGCCACCCGTACCAGAACGTGATCGACACCTTCTCCACCTGGTACGGCAACACCGTCTACATCGTCGCGATGCTCGCCCTCGGCCTGCACATCCGGCACGGCTTCTGGAGCGCCGCCCAGACCCTCGGCGCCGGCAGCCGCACCCGTGACCGCGCCCTGAAGACCACGGCGAATGTCCTCGCACTGGTACTGACCGTGGGCTTCGTCTCCGTACCCGTCGCCGTCATGACCGGAGTGGTGAGCTGA
- a CDS encoding fumarate reductase/succinate dehydrogenase flavoprotein subunit, whose amino-acid sequence MTTSSEYADYVTGEPVVDGKAPEGPIKERWDRRRFEAKLVNPANRRKHTVIVVGTGLAGGSAGATLAEQGYHVVQFCYQDSPRRAHSIAAQGGINAAKNYRNDGDSVHRLFYDTVKGGDFRARESNVHRLAQISVEIIDQCVAQGVPFAREYGGLLDTRSFGGVQVSRTFYARGQTGQQLLLGAYQALSRQIAAGNVEMHPRTEMLDLIVIDGRARGIVARDLITGKIDTYFADAVVLASGGYGNVFYLSTNAMNSNATAVWRAHRRGALFANPCFTQIHPTCIPRTGDHQSKLTLMSESLRNDGRIWVPKAQGDTRPANKIPEDERDYYLERIYPSFGNLVPRDIASRAAKNVCDEGRGVGPGGQGVYLDFADAILRMGRKAVEAKYGNLFDMYQRITDEDPYEVPMRIYPAVHYTMGGLWVDYDLQTTVPGLFAIGEANFSDHGANRLGASALMQGLADGYFVLPATINDYLARHPKQGEIGREHPVVQEVLAETEDRLNLLLAVDGDRTPDSFHREVGELMWEFCGMARTDSGLRKALERIPQIREEFWRRIKVPGTGEEFNQSLEKANRIVDYLELAELMCLDALHRSESCGGHFREESQTADGEAERRDGEFSYAAAWEFTGTGAAPVLHKEDLVFEYVHPTQRSYA is encoded by the coding sequence ATGACTACGTCCTCCGAGTACGCGGACTATGTGACCGGCGAACCGGTCGTCGACGGCAAGGCGCCCGAGGGCCCGATCAAGGAGCGCTGGGACAGGCGCCGCTTCGAGGCCAAGCTGGTCAACCCCGCCAACCGCCGCAAGCACACCGTCATCGTCGTCGGCACGGGCCTCGCCGGCGGCTCGGCCGGTGCCACGCTCGCCGAACAGGGCTACCACGTCGTCCAGTTCTGCTACCAGGACTCCCCGCGCCGCGCCCACTCCATCGCCGCGCAGGGCGGCATCAACGCCGCGAAGAACTACCGCAACGACGGCGACTCCGTACACCGGCTGTTCTACGACACCGTCAAGGGCGGCGACTTCCGGGCGCGTGAGTCGAATGTGCATCGGCTCGCCCAGATCTCGGTGGAGATCATCGACCAGTGCGTGGCGCAGGGTGTGCCCTTCGCGCGGGAGTACGGCGGTCTGCTCGACACCCGCTCCTTCGGCGGCGTTCAGGTCTCGCGGACCTTCTACGCCCGCGGCCAGACGGGGCAGCAGCTGCTGCTCGGCGCGTACCAGGCGCTGTCGCGGCAGATCGCGGCCGGGAACGTGGAGATGCATCCGCGGACCGAGATGCTCGACCTGATCGTGATCGACGGGCGGGCACGCGGCATCGTGGCACGGGATCTGATCACCGGGAAGATCGACACGTACTTCGCCGATGCCGTGGTGCTGGCGAGCGGCGGGTACGGCAATGTCTTCTACCTCTCGACCAACGCCATGAACTCGAACGCGACCGCCGTGTGGCGGGCGCATCGACGGGGCGCGCTGTTCGCCAATCCGTGCTTCACACAGATCCATCCGACGTGCATTCCGCGCACCGGCGACCATCAGTCCAAGCTGACGCTGATGAGCGAGTCGCTGCGCAACGACGGGCGGATCTGGGTGCCGAAGGCCCAGGGCGACACCCGGCCGGCCAACAAGATCCCCGAGGACGAGCGCGACTACTACCTGGAGCGGATCTACCCGTCCTTCGGCAACCTCGTGCCCCGCGACATCGCTTCCCGCGCCGCGAAGAACGTCTGTGACGAGGGGCGGGGCGTCGGACCCGGTGGGCAGGGCGTCTACCTGGACTTCGCCGACGCGATTCTGCGGATGGGGCGGAAAGCCGTCGAGGCCAAGTACGGCAACCTCTTCGACATGTACCAGCGGATCACCGACGAGGATCCGTACGAGGTGCCGATGCGGATCTACCCGGCCGTGCACTACACGATGGGCGGGCTGTGGGTGGACTACGACCTCCAGACCACCGTCCCCGGCCTGTTCGCGATCGGCGAGGCCAACTTCTCCGACCACGGAGCCAACCGGCTCGGCGCGTCCGCGCTGATGCAGGGCCTCGCCGACGGGTACTTCGTACTGCCGGCGACGATCAACGACTACCTCGCCCGGCATCCGAAGCAGGGGGAGATCGGCCGCGAACACCCCGTCGTGCAAGAGGTGTTGGCCGAGACCGAGGACCGGCTGAACCTGCTGCTCGCCGTCGACGGCGACCGTACGCCCGACTCCTTCCACCGCGAAGTCGGTGAGCTGATGTGGGAGTTCTGCGGCATGGCCCGTACCGACAGCGGCTTGCGGAAGGCTCTGGAGCGGATTCCGCAGATCCGCGAGGAGTTCTGGCGGCGGATCAAGGTGCCGGGGACGGGCGAGGAGTTCAACCAGTCCCTGGAGAAGGCCAACCGGATCGTCGACTACCTCGAACTCGCCGAGCTGATGTGCCTCGACGCGCTGCACCGGAGCGAGTCCTGCGGCGGCCACTTCCGTGAGGAGTCCCAGACGGCCGACGGCGAGGCGGAGCGCCGGGACGGGGAGTTCTCGTACGCCGCCGCCTGGGAGTTCACGGGCACCGGCGCGGCCCCCGTGCTGCACAAGGAAGACCTGGTCTTCGAGTACGTCCATCCCACCCAGCGGAGCTACGCATGA
- a CDS encoding succinate dehydrogenase/fumarate reductase iron-sulfur subunit — protein sequence MKLTLRVWRQRAADADGAMSTYEVDDISPDMSFLEMLDTLNEELILRGEDPVAFDHDCREGICGACSLVINGDAHGPERTTTCQLHMRSFSDGDTIDVEPWRASAFPVIKDLVVDRSAFDRIIQAGGYITAPTGAAPEAHATAVPKPDADFAFEHAECIGCGACVAACPNGAAMLFTSAKVNHLNVLPQGAPERESRVLDMVAQMDEEGFGGCTLTGECATACPKGIPLVSITGMNKEWLRATRKAGKR from the coding sequence ATGAAGCTCACCCTGCGCGTATGGCGGCAGCGCGCCGCCGACGCCGACGGCGCCATGTCCACGTACGAGGTGGACGACATCTCGCCCGACATGTCCTTCCTGGAGATGCTCGACACGCTCAACGAGGAACTCATCCTGCGTGGTGAGGACCCGGTGGCCTTCGACCACGACTGCCGTGAGGGGATCTGCGGGGCGTGTTCGCTGGTCATCAACGGGGACGCGCACGGCCCGGAGCGGACGACGACCTGTCAGCTGCACATGCGGTCCTTCTCGGACGGCGACACGATCGATGTGGAGCCGTGGAGGGCGTCGGCGTTTCCGGTGATCAAGGACCTGGTGGTGGACCGGTCGGCGTTCGACCGGATCATCCAGGCCGGTGGGTACATCACGGCGCCGACGGGGGCCGCGCCGGAGGCGCACGCCACGGCCGTTCCGAAACCGGATGCGGACTTCGCGTTCGAGCACGCGGAGTGCATCGGGTGCGGGGCCTGTGTGGCCGCGTGCCCGAACGGGGCGGCGATGCTGTTCACGTCGGCCAAGGTGAACCATCTGAATGTACTGCCGCAGGGGGCGCCCGAGCGGGAGAGCCGGGTGCTGGACATGGTGGCTCAGATGGATGAAGAGGGGTTCGGGGGGTGCACGTTGACGGGGGAGTGTGCCACGGCGTGCCCCAAGGGGATTCCGCTGGTGTCCATCACCGGCATGAACAAGGAGTGGCTGCGGGCTACTCGGAAGGCCGGAAAGCGGTAG
- a CDS encoding GNAT family N-acetyltransferase produces the protein MTASTLDSPPQPVAPTRYTVTLARSEEDVRAAQRLRHDVFAGEMGALLAGPQPGLDVDPFDAYCDHLLVRETLTGQVVGTYRLLPPERAAVAGRLYSEGEFDLTNIDAIRPGLVEVGRSCVHPAHRDGAVIGLIWAGIARYMLDRGHEWLAGCCSIPLADGGTLASATWDRVRDKHLAPEEYRVRPLLPWIPKDEAPAARMELPPLLRGYLRLGAWVCGGPAHDPDFGVADLYVLLSMRQVNARYLRHFLSLVPAA, from the coding sequence ATGACCGCCTCCACCCTCGACAGCCCGCCCCAGCCCGTGGCCCCCACCCGCTACACCGTCACCCTGGCCCGCAGCGAGGAGGACGTCCGTGCCGCTCAGCGGCTGCGGCACGATGTGTTCGCCGGGGAGATGGGCGCCCTGCTGGCCGGCCCCCAGCCGGGCCTCGACGTCGACCCGTTCGACGCGTACTGCGACCACCTGCTCGTCCGGGAGACGCTGACCGGGCAGGTCGTCGGCACCTACCGGCTGCTGCCGCCCGAGCGGGCCGCCGTCGCCGGACGACTGTACTCCGAGGGCGAGTTCGACCTCACCAACATCGACGCCATCCGGCCCGGCCTCGTCGAGGTCGGCCGCTCCTGCGTCCACCCCGCCCACCGGGACGGCGCGGTCATCGGCCTCATCTGGGCGGGCATCGCCCGCTACATGCTCGACCGCGGCCACGAGTGGCTGGCCGGCTGCTGCTCGATCCCGCTCGCCGACGGCGGCACGCTCGCCTCCGCGACCTGGGACCGGGTGCGGGACAAGCACCTGGCGCCGGAGGAGTACCGGGTACGGCCGCTGCTGCCCTGGATCCCGAAGGACGAGGCCCCGGCGGCCCGCATGGAACTGCCGCCGCTGCTGCGCGGCTATCTGCGGCTCGGCGCCTGGGTCTGCGGCGGGCCCGCGCACGACCCGGACTTCGGTGTCGCCGACCTGTACGTGCTGCTGTCGATGCGCCAGGTCAACGCCCGCTACCTGCGCCACTTCCTCTCCCTCGTACCGGCGGCGTGA
- a CDS encoding lysophospholipid acyltransferase family protein, protein MSVWLPSAPCSPQACVEARTSVAAVPRAVARFAAVVALVLLGVLVTLLGLRMPTAVVRRWCRWTVRASGVRVRISGAAPPTGGLLLVANHVSWLDIPLLGAVRPARMLAKSDIRAWPVAGALVARSGVLFIERDRIRALPETVARISGALRGGASVVAFPEGSTWCGRAQGRFRRAVFQAALDAGVPVQPVRVRYRFTEGGASTAPAYVGDDSLLASVWRVVSARGVVAEVDVRPVIGPDGHLDRRALAGAAQTAVIDVEAMVAHTPEERGDCRAGRPSSTTGLRPRPATEIGPGPRLGIS, encoded by the coding sequence ATGAGCGTGTGGCTGCCCAGCGCGCCCTGCAGCCCGCAGGCGTGTGTGGAGGCGAGGACGTCGGTCGCCGCCGTGCCCCGGGCCGTCGCGCGGTTCGCGGCGGTCGTGGCCCTGGTCCTCCTCGGGGTCCTGGTGACCCTCCTCGGCCTGCGGATGCCGACCGCGGTCGTGCGGCGGTGGTGCCGGTGGACCGTGCGGGCCTCGGGGGTCCGGGTACGGATCTCCGGCGCGGCCCCGCCCACCGGCGGACTGCTTCTCGTCGCCAACCACGTGTCCTGGCTGGACATACCGCTGCTCGGCGCGGTGCGTCCGGCGCGGATGCTCGCCAAGTCGGACATACGGGCGTGGCCGGTGGCGGGCGCTCTCGTCGCGCGGAGCGGGGTGCTCTTCATCGAGCGGGACCGGATCCGCGCACTGCCGGAGACGGTCGCCCGGATCTCCGGGGCCCTGCGCGGTGGTGCGTCGGTCGTCGCCTTCCCCGAGGGGAGCACCTGGTGCGGCAGGGCGCAGGGACGCTTCCGGCGGGCCGTGTTCCAGGCCGCGCTCGACGCGGGTGTGCCCGTGCAGCCGGTGCGCGTCCGCTACCGGTTCACCGAGGGCGGCGCGAGCACCGCGCCCGCCTACGTCGGGGACGACTCGCTGCTCGCGTCGGTGTGGCGGGTGGTGTCGGCGCGCGGAGTCGTCGCCGAGGTGGACGTACGGCCCGTCATCGGCCCGGACGGCCACCTCGACCGGCGGGCCCTGGCAGGGGCCGCGCAGACCGCGGTGATCGACGTGGAGGCCATGGTCGCGCACACGCCGGAAGAGCGCGGCGACTGCCGGGCAGGACGGCCGAGCTCCACGACGGGGCTTCGGCCCAGGCCCGCGACGGAGATCGGCCCCGGTCCGCGTCTGGGGATCAGCTGA
- a CDS encoding LLM class flavin-dependent oxidoreductase: MTSALSSVRFSVLDRSRVREGQDASQALRDTVRLARDVEDLGFHRFWVSEHHGVPGVAGSAPTVLAAAVAAATHTIRVGTGGVMLPNHRPLVVAEQFGVLESLFPGRIDMGLGRSVGFTDGVRKALGRDKDAADTDDFAGQLDELLGWFRGVSPTGVHARPPEGMAVPPFVLAMGEGAEIAARAGLPMVIGDLRDRDRMRRGIDRYRAGFRPSAWAEEPYVVVSGTIAVADTPGNAHRVLLPEAWAMAYSRTHGTFPPLTPAEEVERRTMTAKERGFYESGLTGHVYGTEEQVADELESVVKETGAQEILVTTSTYDREALLDSHRRLARIAGLS, translated from the coding sequence GTGACCTCAGCGCTCTCCTCCGTCCGGTTCTCCGTTCTCGACCGGTCCCGTGTCCGCGAGGGCCAGGACGCGTCCCAAGCCCTGCGGGACACCGTGCGGCTGGCGAGGGATGTGGAGGACCTGGGCTTCCACCGGTTCTGGGTTTCGGAGCATCACGGGGTGCCCGGCGTCGCCGGCTCCGCCCCGACCGTGCTGGCGGCGGCCGTCGCGGCGGCCACGCACACCATCCGGGTGGGCACCGGCGGGGTGATGCTGCCCAACCACCGTCCGCTGGTCGTGGCCGAGCAGTTCGGCGTACTGGAGTCCCTGTTCCCGGGGCGGATCGACATGGGGCTCGGCCGTTCCGTCGGCTTCACCGACGGCGTACGCAAAGCCCTGGGCCGGGACAAGGACGCCGCCGATACCGACGACTTCGCGGGGCAGCTCGATGAGTTGCTCGGCTGGTTCCGGGGCGTGTCCCCCACCGGGGTGCACGCGCGTCCCCCGGAGGGCATGGCCGTACCCCCGTTCGTCCTCGCGATGGGCGAGGGCGCCGAGATCGCCGCGCGGGCGGGCCTGCCGATGGTGATCGGCGACCTCCGCGACCGCGACAGGATGCGGCGCGGCATCGACCGCTATCGCGCCGGGTTCCGCCCGTCCGCCTGGGCCGAGGAGCCGTACGTCGTCGTCTCCGGCACGATCGCCGTCGCCGACACCCCGGGGAACGCCCACCGCGTCCTCCTGCCGGAAGCCTGGGCCATGGCGTACTCCCGCACCCACGGCACCTTCCCGCCGCTCACCCCGGCGGAAGAGGTCGAGCGGCGGACGATGACGGCCAAGGAGCGGGGTTTCTACGAGTCCGGGCTGACCGGACACGTGTACGGCACGGAGGAGCAGGTCGCGGACGAACTGGAGTCGGTGGTCAAGGAGACGGGTGCCCAGGAGATCCTGGTCACGACGAGCACATACGACCGCGAGGCCCTGCTGGACTCCCACCGGAGGCTGGCCCGGATCGCGGGCCTCAGCTGA